CGTCAGCTACACGACGCTGCAGCGCTTCTACATCGTCTTCACCCCGCGCAACGCTGCGAGCGGATCGATCGACTATGCCCTACCGATGCCGATGGTGAGCGCGGACAGCCAGCTGCGCTTCCACATCGACGGCAATTACGCCCAGGCGACGCAGACCTTCGACCAGTTCGCGACCAAGAACGACGCGTCGTTCATCGTCAACGCCCGCCTGGCACTCACCGACATCGATATGGGCCAGGGCCGCAGCAAGCTGACCGCGGGCATCTGGGTACGCAACCTGTTCGACACCGCCTACGTCTACCGCCGCGATCCGTCGAACAGCCTGCCGGGCGCGCCGACCACCAATGCGGTCTCGGCCAGCCTCAACAACATCATGGGCGATTACGGCAACTTCAACGCGCCGCGCACCTTTGGCGTGGAGGCGTCGCTGAAATTCTGATCCCGCTTTCGGTTACAGGCCAGCCAAGCCCCGCTCGGCCTGTGAGGGGCGCGCCAACCGCTCGACGGCGCGCCCCTTTTTTCTCTCAGAGCTCGACGCGCCCGTTGCGGCGCTCCAGCTCGTCGACGAGCCGCCAGACCAGCTTGGAATCCTCTTGCGCCAGCGCCTCGTCGAGCGCCTTCCACAGCTGATCGTCGGTCATCCGCGCCAGTTCGAGGCTGCGATCGAAATACACGGGCATCACGCTCCAATCGGGATGCGCGATACATAGATTAGGGATGCTGTACGCCGCCAGAACGACGCGATTCAGGTCGCGGCATTTTCGAGTCGGTTCGGCGAAATCCGTTAAGATTCATTAAGGATTTCAGCGGCCTTGCTTGGCGCGATCGAGCGCGACCAGCATCGCCAGGAACTCGCGCGGCAGTGCCTGGCCCGCCGGCTGGGCGAAGGCCCGCTTCAGGCTGAGCGACACGATCGGGGCGGATGTCTGGTCCATGCTGATTCCTGTTACGGCAACCGCGCCGGACAGTTTAGCCGGACATTGGTCGAGCCATGGCCTTCCCATGGTCGAACGGCTCTGCCACTGACCGGGCATGGACCGGATCGACGCACGCACGATCGACGAAGCGGAGGTCGTCGCCTCGGTATTGCTGGCGATCCTGTTCGCGCATCTGCTCCACGCCGCCAACGTCTCCTGGGCGGCGTTTTCGGGCTATATGGTGATGCGCGGTCATGCCGACGAAACCGTGGTGCGCGGGATCCTGCGCATCGTCGGTACCGTCGTCGGCGGCCTGCTTGCGCTGGTGGCGACGCCCTGGCTGCTGCCCTTCTGGCCTGCACAGGCGATCGCCCTCGCCGCCGTCTGCACCGCCAGCCTCTATGGCGCGATCACGGCGAAGCGGGCCTATGCCTGGCTGTTCTTCGGCCTCACCTTCGTGATGGTGGTGCTCGACAAGGTGGAGCATCCCGCCCACCCGCTGCTCGGCTTCGTCGAAACGCGGGTGCTGGAGGTGGTGGCCGGCACCGTCGCCTGCATGGTCGTCAGCCTCGCCTCGACGCTCACGCTGCGGCGGCGCTGGCCGGCGGCACGCGCCAAGCCGCTGGCGGGCGGCTGGCATCCGCCCGCCCTTCGCCACGCCGCGCAGGGCTCCGCCGCGCTGGTACTGCTGAGCGGCCTCAGCCAATTCCTCGAACTGCCCGCTCTGGCGCAGAGCGCGATCACGATCATGGCGGTGATGCTGGTGCCGGTCTCCAGCCTCGGCGCGGCCGGTTTCGGGCTGGTCAACCGCCGCATCCTCTATCGCTTTATTGGCTGCAGCGCCGGCGCCGTGCTTGCCGCGCTCTTCCTGTTCGTCGCGCAGGGATGGGCGCCGGTGCTGATCCTCGGCACGATCCTGGGTGTCGCGATCGGCCGGCATATCGAGAATAGCGGAAGGCCGATCGCGTACGTCGGCACCCAGTTCGTGCTGGCGATCCTTATCATCCTGGTGCCGGACAGCTATGCGCAGGCGCATCTGGCGCCCGCCTGGGAACGGCTGGCGGGCATCTTCATCGGCATGGCGGTGCTGGAGCCGGTGCTGCTGCTCTGGCATTTCGCCGACCCCGGACGCCCGAAGAAAGTCGAGCCGGAAGCCGGTATGCTCGGCGACCTCTGAGCGTCTGGAAAAATCGCGCCGTTTCCCTTATGTGCGCGGTCATGCAGACCGCTCCGAACCTGATGCCGATTCCCGGCCACGTCGATCCCGTGCCCGTGCCGCGTGCCGAGCCGGCCAGCGCCGACGGCCGCCGCAGCCTCGTCGGCCTCACCCGTGATCAGATCCGGGGCGAACTGGAAGCCGCCGGCATGGAGCCGAAGCAGGCCAAGCTACGCGCCAAGCAGCTGTGGCACTGGATCTACAATCGCGGCGCCACCGCGTTCGCGACGATGACCGACATCGCCAAGGCGCAACATCCGTGGCTCGCCGAGCGATTCACGGTGGATCGCCCCGAAGTCGTCGAGGCGCAGGTCTCCAACGACGGCACGCGCAAGTGGCTGCTGCGCTCCACCGACGGCCACGATTTCGAAATGGTGTTCATTCCCGACGCCGATCGCGGCACGCTCTGCGTGTCCTCGCAGGTCGGCTGCACGCTCAACTGCCGATTCTGCCACACCGGCACGATGCGCCTCGTCCGCAACCTGACGCCGGGCGAGATCGTCGGCCAGGTGATGCTGGCGCGCGACAGCCTCGGCGAGTGGCCGAGTCAGCCCGAGGGGCGGATGCTCACCAACATCGTGATGATGGGCATGGGCGAGCCGCTCTACAATTTCGACGCGGTGCGCGATGCGCTGGCGATCGTGATGGACGGCGACGGCCTCGCGCTGTCGAAGCGACGGATCACGCTTTCCACCTCGGGCGTCGTCCCGATGATGGAGCGCGCCGGCAAGGAGATCGGCGTCAACCTCGCGGTATCGCTCCACGCCGTCACCAAGGACGTGCGCGACGAGATCGTGCCGATCAACAAGAAGTACGGCATCGAGGAGCTGCTGCAGGCCTGCGCCGATTATCCCGGCGCCAACAATGCGCGCCGTATCACCTTCGAATATGTGATGCTCAAGGACAAGAACGACAGCGACGCCGATGCGCGCGAGCTGGTCCGCCTGATCCGCAAATACAAGCTGCCC
The nucleotide sequence above comes from Sphingomonas oryzagri. Encoded proteins:
- a CDS encoding FUSC family protein, encoding MDRIDARTIDEAEVVASVLLAILFAHLLHAANVSWAAFSGYMVMRGHADETVVRGILRIVGTVVGGLLALVATPWLLPFWPAQAIALAAVCTASLYGAITAKRAYAWLFFGLTFVMVVLDKVEHPAHPLLGFVETRVLEVVAGTVACMVVSLASTLTLRRRWPAARAKPLAGGWHPPALRHAAQGSAALVLLSGLSQFLELPALAQSAITIMAVMLVPVSSLGAAGFGLVNRRILYRFIGCSAGAVLAALFLFVAQGWAPVLILGTILGVAIGRHIENSGRPIAYVGTQFVLAILIILVPDSYAQAHLAPAWERLAGIFIGMAVLEPVLLLWHFADPGRPKKVEPEAGMLGDL
- the rlmN gene encoding 23S rRNA (adenine(2503)-C(2))-methyltransferase RlmN, with the translated sequence MQTAPNLMPIPGHVDPVPVPRAEPASADGRRSLVGLTRDQIRGELEAAGMEPKQAKLRAKQLWHWIYNRGATAFATMTDIAKAQHPWLAERFTVDRPEVVEAQVSNDGTRKWLLRSTDGHDFEMVFIPDADRGTLCVSSQVGCTLNCRFCHTGTMRLVRNLTPGEIVGQVMLARDSLGEWPSQPEGRMLTNIVMMGMGEPLYNFDAVRDALAIVMDGDGLALSKRRITLSTSGVVPMMERAGKEIGVNLAVSLHAVTKDVRDEIVPINKKYGIEELLQACADYPGANNARRITFEYVMLKDKNDSDADARELVRLIRKYKLPAKVNLIPFNPWPGAPYECSTPDRIRSFSNIVFEAGISAPVRTPRGRDIDAACGQLKTSAEKRSRAELDRLAEEKQAALG